One stretch of Bdellovibrionales bacterium DNA includes these proteins:
- a CDS encoding aminopeptidase P family protein, whose protein sequence is MQNRTYKDLSEFKKRREHIAQKYAGSAIILFSGNEGHWERFRAQSNFVYLTGFEEPDSVLVFLPGQKNPYKLFVRPRDPAKEIWDGYRYGLEGAKSVFGADESFDVNHFYQELPKLLANVDRIYVSLEGGERDLQMIRSLQQYVMTLGRTGRGHIPIHDPKEILGEMRVIKSAQEIEWLKESCKISGIAHRNVMAQTRPGMNERELQALLFKEFYSQQAMREGYFSIIAAGANATILHYRDNNCDSKNGDLVLIDAGAEKNYYTADITRAYPMNGKFSAAQRDVYSRVLKVQKNICAMVKPGLPYDSLQEEARKQLTQELIDMKLLKGTVDENISSGAYRKYYPHNIGHYLGMDVHDIGLYRVNNQSRPLVAGMTLTIEPGIYIPADDEVAPKDYRGIGVRIEDDVLVTPHGHEVMTALAPKEIEEIESVMSQKELYSSSASS, encoded by the coding sequence ATGCAAAACCGAACTTACAAAGATTTATCTGAATTTAAAAAACGTCGTGAGCACATCGCGCAAAAATATGCGGGTTCGGCTATTATTTTATTTTCAGGAAACGAAGGTCATTGGGAGCGATTTCGCGCACAAAGTAACTTTGTTTATCTGACGGGTTTCGAGGAGCCCGATTCGGTTTTGGTCTTCCTTCCCGGTCAAAAGAACCCGTATAAACTCTTCGTCAGACCTCGTGATCCTGCCAAGGAAATTTGGGATGGTTATCGTTACGGTTTAGAAGGGGCCAAATCGGTTTTTGGTGCCGATGAGTCTTTCGATGTGAACCATTTCTATCAAGAGCTCCCAAAACTCTTAGCTAACGTCGATCGTATTTATGTATCTCTCGAGGGTGGGGAGCGCGATCTTCAGATGATTCGGTCGCTGCAACAATACGTGATGACCCTTGGGAGAACCGGTCGCGGCCACATTCCCATTCATGATCCTAAAGAGATTCTCGGTGAGATGCGGGTCATTAAAAGTGCACAGGAAATTGAATGGCTGAAGGAGTCCTGTAAAATTTCGGGCATCGCTCATCGCAACGTCATGGCTCAAACTCGACCGGGAATGAACGAGAGAGAACTTCAGGCTCTTTTATTTAAGGAGTTCTATAGTCAGCAGGCCATGCGCGAGGGTTATTTTTCGATCATCGCGGCCGGAGCTAACGCCACAATTCTTCATTATCGCGATAACAACTGCGACTCTAAAAACGGGGATCTGGTGCTGATCGATGCGGGAGCAGAGAAAAACTACTACACGGCCGACATCACTCGCGCCTACCCCATGAATGGAAAATTTTCTGCCGCTCAAAGAGACGTGTACTCTCGCGTTTTAAAGGTTCAGAAAAACATTTGCGCCATGGTTAAGCCGGGTCTCCCTTACGATTCACTCCAAGAAGAGGCGCGCAAACAGCTCACGCAAGAACTTATCGATATGAAACTATTAAAAGGCACCGTCGATGAAAACATTTCTTCCGGCGCCTACCGCAAATACTATCCTCATAATATTGGACATTATTTAGGGATGGATGTTCACGACATCGGACTTTATCGCGTGAACAATCAGTCTCGCCCTCTCGTAGCGGGAATGACTCTCACCATCGAGCCCGGAATCTACATTCCTGCTGATGATGAAGTGGCGCCTAAGGACTATCGCGGAATTGGTGTTCGAATCGAGGACGATGTCCTGGTCACTCCTCATGGCCACGAAGTGATGACGGCGCTGGCCCCCAAAGAGATCGAGGAGATTGAATCAGTGATGAGTCAAAAAGAACTTTATTCTTCTTCAGCGTCTTCGTAA
- the xseA gene encoding exodeoxyribonuclease VII large subunit yields the protein MAPCIYYSFGVQNSDPQKNKTTVNSAWASLLENNAPVKTSLSTSGNPTAMPAEVVTAPSTVAERIGQETAEPAVLTVTGLNTLIKKNIENEFPTIWLQGEISNFKPHTSGHYYFSLKDNKSQISAVMFKGFNSKLKFRPESGMEVIVRGRVTVYEPRGTYQIFCENMEPVGAGALQQAYEQLKAQLQKEGLFNPELKKKWPAFPQHIGIVTSPTGAAIQDMLNVLTRRYRAAQITVIPARVQGEGAAAEIARGIQLANRVKDIDVLIVGRGGGSIEDLWPFNEEIVARAIFASKIPIISAVGHEIDFTIADFVADHRAPTPSAAAEIVAQSVTETTERLRRQQRQLSHLMRQKLSEVSKYLINIQARLVDPKRRLEDLSLRCDELSHRLNLAMQQKLRERKMRVQLLRTRMPSPKDMVSAARDVLKRLQHQLVLQQKAMLSRARESVEQQMTLLDSLSPLKVLQRGYSVVFKNEKVIRSFKEVQPQDRLRVQLADGVLDVEVQNGSKP from the coding sequence GTGGCTCCCTGCATTTATTACTCTTTCGGCGTGCAAAATTCCGATCCTCAAAAAAATAAAACGACAGTCAATAGCGCCTGGGCGTCTTTGTTAGAAAACAATGCTCCAGTGAAAACGTCACTGTCGACCTCGGGGAATCCGACGGCGATGCCCGCTGAGGTTGTGACGGCTCCATCAACAGTGGCGGAGCGTATCGGCCAGGAAACGGCAGAGCCCGCGGTGTTGACCGTGACGGGCTTAAACACGCTGATCAAAAAGAATATCGAAAACGAATTTCCAACCATTTGGCTCCAGGGGGAAATTTCGAATTTTAAACCGCACACTTCCGGTCACTATTATTTTTCTCTCAAAGATAATAAATCGCAAATCAGCGCGGTGATGTTTAAAGGTTTTAACTCCAAGCTTAAGTTCCGTCCCGAATCAGGGATGGAAGTGATCGTGCGGGGTCGCGTGACGGTGTACGAACCGCGTGGCACCTATCAAATATTTTGCGAAAACATGGAGCCTGTAGGAGCTGGGGCCTTACAGCAGGCCTATGAACAGCTCAAAGCTCAACTTCAAAAAGAGGGCTTATTTAATCCCGAACTCAAAAAGAAGTGGCCCGCGTTTCCTCAGCATATCGGAATCGTCACATCGCCAACGGGTGCAGCCATTCAAGATATGCTCAATGTTTTAACCCGACGTTATCGCGCAGCTCAGATCACCGTGATTCCGGCGCGTGTTCAGGGCGAGGGAGCGGCTGCAGAAATTGCTCGGGGAATTCAGTTAGCAAATCGAGTGAAAGACATTGATGTATTGATTGTGGGTCGAGGCGGCGGATCTATCGAAGATCTCTGGCCGTTTAATGAAGAGATCGTGGCTCGAGCGATCTTCGCATCGAAGATTCCGATTATTTCTGCGGTCGGGCACGAAATCGATTTTACAATCGCCGACTTCGTTGCCGACCACCGAGCCCCAACGCCCTCCGCCGCCGCGGAGATTGTCGCTCAGAGCGTGACGGAAACCACCGAGCGCCTCCGTCGCCAACAGCGTCAGTTATCTCACCTGATGCGACAAAAGCTCAGCGAGGTTTCTAAGTACCTTATTAATATACAAGCGCGCTTGGTGGATCCGAAACGCCGCCTCGAGGATTTAAGCCTGCGTTGTGACGAACTTTCCCATCGATTAAATTTAGCAATGCAACAAAAACTGCGAGAGCGCAAGATGCGAGTGCAACTTTTACGGACTCGCATGCCATCACCTAAAGATATGGTCAGTGCGGCGAGAGACGTGCTTAAACGCTTGCAACATCAGTTGGTGCTCCAGCAAAAAGCCATGCTCAGTCGAGCGCGCGAAAGCGTCGAACAGCAAATGACTTTATTGGATTCACTCAGTCCGCTGAAAGTCTTACAGCGGGGCTACTCGGTTGTTTTTAAAAATGAAAAAGTGATTCGAAGTTTTAAAGAAGTTCAGCCTCAAGATCGTTTGCGCGTTCAATTGGCTGATGGTGTTTTAGATGTCGAAGTTCAAAACGGGAGTAAACCATGA
- a CDS encoding exodeoxyribonuclease VII small subunit: MNFEKRIGRMEEIVSKMESGELSLEDSLKLFEEGVSLSRECHKELESAELKVQTLLGVDDSGKPVVGEFKTP; encoded by the coding sequence ATGAATTTTGAAAAACGTATCGGTCGAATGGAAGAGATCGTAAGTAAGATGGAAAGTGGCGAGCTTTCGCTCGAGGATTCCTTAAAGCTTTTTGAAGAAGGTGTTTCACTTTCTCGAGAGTGTCACAAGGAGCTCGAAAGTGCAGAACTTAAGGTGCAAACATTATTGGGTGTCGACGACTCGGGGAAACCGGTTGTAGGAGAATTCAAAACTCCATGA
- a CDS encoding PBP1A family penicillin-binding protein produces MRLRRIIKNILLVNFIIIVLAAVSAGGILYYQYKQLPPLFSIADYKPLLVSEVFDRKGQKVNELYNQVRVLVPYDKMPPLFVKAFLAVEDDEFFTHGGFNYIAIARAIWVNTMAGSKRQGASTISQQTARSLFLSPEKNYTRKIKEALLTYKMEQHLSKEEILYLYLNQIYLGQGAYGIVAAAETYFRKPIDKLSLAEMAMIAGLAPMPSRMNPVLTPKLAKDRQRHVLRRMVEVGSITQEEADKAVEEVLKVQIKKSYKDVGPYYTEIVRQLLVETLGEDVVLNQGLKIYMGMDLSAQKKAQEVVQEGLRRIDKRRGYRGPKRKIDLANTEDVQKFLTSTRDFLFKDKRKYLEIAADGSFPTLKEFKTFHQPVGDGMDNIPPYISLGEIVEGLVVKIDDVANVAYVNFAEGEGVIPLKDMAWARKFNPDLHYGEHLHIKKVSQALLPGDVIDVMILNKSYSAPAVGKNAPKTNYKNFAHLALEQEPEVESALLSFDLETGDIIAMVGGYDFYKKSKFNRAIQALRQTGSGFKPIVYAAGLDAGLTPATPIMGAPIVYGGQKLQGDENTQTTAASSKDKEEEEAWKPENYDGKFTGDVLMRTALKRSLNTPTIRVLEKATVPFSAEFARRLGIFSPLNMDLSLALGTSGVTVYEMNKAFSVFANKGKRFTPIIIREVKDHAGNTLLKNVSLDERFKEKIAAIEQEFATKREEYPRLVQAHQQKMEQDPKLKPLVNSFYFPDHDQLISPQTAYLMVSMLQGVTMEPDGTGGRAAALGRASGGKTGTTNGYYDAWFLGFTPQISTSVWVGLDTEKTLGRGETGGDSALPIWLPYMQHVHKDLPIATFEPPEGITFATVDKVTGKVSNGADALRVPFRAGTEPGANPQTDQEKDVEDKSFLREDF; encoded by the coding sequence TTGCGTTTGCGCCGAATCATTAAAAATATTCTTCTGGTTAATTTCATCATCATTGTTCTTGCGGCGGTCTCTGCCGGTGGAATTTTATATTACCAATACAAGCAACTTCCGCCGCTTTTTAGTATTGCTGATTACAAACCCTTACTGGTCTCGGAAGTGTTTGATCGTAAAGGACAAAAGGTCAATGAGCTCTACAATCAGGTGCGCGTTCTAGTTCCTTATGACAAAATGCCTCCTCTTTTTGTGAAAGCCTTTCTTGCCGTCGAGGATGACGAATTTTTTACTCACGGCGGATTTAATTATATCGCCATTGCTCGAGCGATTTGGGTCAACACCATGGCAGGTTCCAAACGGCAGGGAGCATCGACCATCTCGCAACAAACCGCTCGCTCACTCTTTTTATCTCCCGAAAAGAACTACACACGTAAAATTAAGGAAGCTCTCCTTACCTACAAAATGGAGCAGCATCTTTCCAAAGAGGAAATTCTTTATCTTTACCTCAATCAGATTTATCTCGGTCAGGGAGCCTACGGCATTGTCGCGGCTGCAGAAACGTATTTCCGGAAACCGATAGATAAATTATCCCTCGCCGAGATGGCGATGATCGCGGGCCTTGCACCCATGCCCAGCCGAATGAATCCCGTTCTGACTCCTAAGCTCGCAAAAGATCGCCAGCGCCATGTCCTTCGGCGAATGGTCGAAGTTGGGAGTATCACTCAAGAAGAAGCCGATAAAGCGGTAGAGGAAGTGCTCAAAGTTCAGATTAAAAAATCTTATAAAGATGTGGGTCCGTACTACACCGAAATCGTGCGCCAACTTCTGGTGGAAACTTTAGGCGAGGACGTCGTTCTTAATCAAGGTTTAAAAATTTATATGGGAATGGATCTGAGCGCGCAAAAGAAAGCGCAAGAGGTTGTTCAGGAAGGTCTACGCCGCATTGACAAGCGTCGTGGATATCGGGGGCCTAAACGAAAAATTGATCTCGCCAATACCGAGGATGTTCAAAAATTTTTAACTTCCACCCGAGATTTTCTATTTAAAGATAAAAGAAAATATTTAGAGATCGCTGCCGACGGATCATTTCCTACGCTTAAAGAATTTAAGACGTTTCATCAACCGGTCGGCGACGGAATGGACAATATCCCTCCTTACATCTCCCTTGGGGAAATCGTCGAGGGCCTCGTCGTTAAAATTGATGATGTGGCCAATGTAGCTTACGTCAACTTTGCCGAGGGCGAAGGTGTAATTCCCCTCAAGGATATGGCGTGGGCGAGAAAATTTAATCCCGATCTTCATTACGGAGAACATCTCCACATCAAAAAAGTCTCTCAGGCGTTGCTTCCCGGCGACGTGATCGACGTTATGATTCTCAATAAATCCTACAGCGCCCCGGCCGTTGGCAAAAATGCTCCTAAAACAAATTATAAAAACTTTGCGCATCTCGCATTAGAGCAAGAGCCGGAGGTCGAAAGCGCTCTTCTGTCCTTTGATCTCGAAACTGGGGACATTATTGCGATGGTCGGTGGATACGACTTCTACAAAAAATCTAAATTCAATCGTGCGATTCAAGCCTTGCGCCAAACCGGCTCAGGATTTAAGCCGATCGTTTATGCGGCGGGGCTGGATGCAGGCCTCACTCCTGCGACTCCGATCATGGGAGCTCCCATTGTCTACGGGGGACAAAAATTACAAGGGGACGAGAATACACAAACCACAGCCGCTTCGAGCAAAGACAAAGAAGAGGAAGAGGCTTGGAAGCCTGAGAACTATGACGGGAAATTTACCGGAGACGTTCTTATGAGAACAGCACTCAAGCGCTCTTTAAATACGCCAACCATTCGAGTGTTGGAAAAAGCCACCGTGCCCTTTTCAGCGGAATTTGCTCGCCGCTTGGGAATTTTTAGTCCGCTCAACATGGACCTCTCTTTGGCTCTAGGTACGAGTGGTGTGACCGTCTACGAGATGAACAAAGCTTTTTCCGTCTTTGCAAACAAAGGAAAGCGTTTTACTCCTATTATCATTCGCGAGGTGAAGGACCACGCAGGAAACACTTTACTTAAAAATGTCTCCCTCGATGAGAGATTTAAAGAAAAAATTGCGGCGATCGAGCAAGAGTTCGCCACCAAACGAGAGGAATATCCTCGGCTGGTCCAAGCCCATCAGCAAAAGATGGAACAAGATCCCAAATTAAAACCGTTGGTGAATTCTTTTTATTTTCCAGATCACGATCAATTGATTTCGCCCCAAACGGCATACTTAATGGTGAGTATGCTCCAAGGAGTCACCATGGAGCCCGACGGCACCGGAGGACGCGCAGCCGCCCTCGGTCGCGCCTCTGGGGGTAAAACCGGAACCACGAATGGTTATTACGATGCTTGGTTTCTCGGTTTTACACCGCAAATCTCTACGAGTGTTTGGGTGGGATTAGATACCGAGAAAACATTAGGACGCGGCGAAACTGGCGGCGATTCCGCTCTCCCCATTTGGCTTCCCTACATGCAGCACGTGCATAAAGATTTACCGATTGCGACATTTGAACCCCCCGAAGGCATTACGTTTGCGACGGTAGATAAAGTGACGGGTAAAGTTTCAAATGGTGCCGACGCTCTTCGTGTCCCATTTCGCGCTGGAACCGAACCTGGAGCTAACCCACAGACCGATCAAGAAAAAGACGTCGAGGACAAAAGCTTCCTCCGCGAAGACTTCTAA
- the uvrA gene encoding excinuclease ABC subunit UvrA, with the protein MEHIILKNVTQNNLKGVDVQIPLGSFTVVCGPSGSGKSSLAFETLYAEGQRRYIESLNSYARQFLNKAPKPLVEYINHIPPAIALEQKNSVRNSRSSVGTSSDVLDYLRLLYAKVSTAMCPNGHGPITKYAPASITDLLIKNHSGERMYLLAPVYKESQVLADPKFLKLLLGEGYTRLFQMNAKKKKVTSLEDLGTFTELTAKSKTSDLPKKDFYVVIDRFAVSKEDSGRLVDSMSQAYKASLHLNRSLGGGRLLVVSTDGNTYPFSETLSCNTCHYQFPQLSPQLFSFNSPMGACTTCNGFGNTLTIDEEKVVPNPNLSIEQGALHPFTMPSARDDKRELLKFCKAKKIDTRLPWKDLPPKQKGLIWKGDASFYGVLGLFDYLETKKYKMHVRVFLSRFKSSFMCPDCNGGRLKNFTRHLTISDKSVQDVSKLTLLEALTWLKNLPLTEAQMQSVKEVYTQLESRLEFLVNIGVQYLTLDRPTRTLSGGEYQRLMLAKQLGMGLSETLYVLDEPTIGLHPRDNDRLIDQLKRLNSYGNTLVVVEHDESVIRSSTHIIEMGPGSGSLGGTVMFEGTVKDFLKDPNSLTSNYLAPKTAPIVPIIPRTVDMDVYKYQLHLQGASGHNLKNVNLHIPLNRLVTVTGVSGSGKSTLITQTLFPALTQVLETEEYVKAQPFKKISGYEHLKNVLYIDQHSVGRTERSNPMTYLKIYDAIREMMSSTMLAKERGYTPGTFSLNVDGGRCPVCRGLGYEDVDMVFMDNVKITCEACKGKKFREEILDVRYKNKNIYDIMQMTILEAMEFFIAYPQIRKALSFLKEVGLDYLQLGQNTSTFSGGEIQRIKIARELSESSHRETLYILDEPTTGLHFREVHLLMTVLNKIVDMGGSVILIEHNQDVIARSDYIIDIGPEAGEGGGKIVAQGSPFEIIKKKTHTGLFLKEFFERAGLTRKMSVSP; encoded by the coding sequence ATGGAACACATCATACTTAAAAACGTAACGCAGAATAATCTCAAAGGAGTGGATGTCCAAATTCCTCTGGGATCTTTTACTGTGGTTTGCGGGCCCAGCGGCTCAGGAAAGAGCTCTCTGGCTTTCGAAACGCTCTACGCCGAAGGCCAACGGCGTTACATCGAAAGCCTCAACAGTTACGCCCGCCAGTTTTTAAACAAAGCCCCCAAACCTCTTGTGGAATACATCAATCACATTCCGCCGGCGATTGCCTTAGAACAGAAAAATTCTGTTCGCAACTCTCGCTCGTCCGTGGGAACTAGCTCCGACGTTCTCGATTATCTTCGACTCCTTTACGCCAAAGTCAGTACCGCCATGTGCCCTAACGGACACGGCCCTATTACAAAGTACGCCCCCGCATCGATTACAGACCTACTCATCAAGAATCATTCCGGCGAAAGAATGTACTTGCTCGCTCCCGTCTACAAAGAGTCGCAGGTGCTGGCCGATCCCAAATTCTTAAAACTACTTCTCGGCGAAGGTTACACACGTCTTTTTCAAATGAACGCGAAAAAGAAAAAAGTGACCTCTCTGGAAGATTTGGGAACTTTTACCGAACTCACCGCCAAAAGTAAAACCAGCGATCTTCCCAAAAAAGATTTCTACGTGGTCATTGATCGATTCGCCGTCAGTAAAGAAGATTCGGGTCGACTGGTGGATTCGATGTCTCAAGCCTACAAAGCCTCACTTCATCTCAACCGAAGTTTGGGCGGAGGTCGCCTGTTAGTAGTGTCCACAGATGGGAATACCTACCCGTTTAGTGAGACCTTATCGTGCAACACTTGCCACTACCAGTTTCCACAACTTTCTCCACAGCTCTTTAGTTTTAATTCGCCGATGGGAGCTTGCACGACTTGTAATGGCTTTGGTAACACTCTAACCATCGACGAAGAGAAAGTGGTGCCGAATCCCAATCTCTCCATCGAGCAGGGGGCTCTCCACCCATTTACAATGCCAAGCGCACGAGATGATAAGCGTGAACTCCTCAAGTTTTGTAAGGCGAAGAAAATCGACACTCGCCTCCCCTGGAAAGATCTTCCGCCAAAGCAAAAGGGACTTATCTGGAAGGGCGACGCGTCCTTCTACGGCGTGCTGGGGCTCTTTGATTATCTTGAAACTAAAAAATACAAGATGCATGTCCGCGTGTTTTTATCGCGATTTAAAAGCTCGTTCATGTGCCCCGATTGCAATGGAGGGCGCCTCAAAAACTTTACCCGTCATTTGACGATCTCAGACAAGTCGGTTCAGGATGTGAGTAAACTGACCTTGCTAGAGGCGCTGACATGGCTCAAAAATCTCCCCCTCACCGAAGCACAGATGCAGTCGGTGAAAGAGGTTTACACGCAGTTGGAATCTCGCTTGGAGTTTTTGGTCAATATCGGAGTTCAATATCTCACTTTAGACAGACCCACTCGAACCTTATCCGGTGGAGAGTACCAGCGTCTCATGCTCGCGAAGCAATTGGGCATGGGGCTTTCGGAAACACTGTATGTGCTCGACGAACCGACCATTGGACTTCACCCTCGCGACAACGATCGCTTGATTGATCAGTTGAAAAGACTCAATAGCTACGGGAATACTCTCGTCGTCGTTGAACATGATGAGAGCGTGATCCGAAGCAGTACGCACATTATCGAAATGGGCCCAGGTTCAGGCTCTCTCGGTGGAACTGTCATGTTCGAGGGCACCGTCAAAGACTTCCTCAAAGATCCCAATTCACTCACATCAAACTATCTCGCGCCGAAAACGGCACCGATCGTGCCCATCATTCCACGAACTGTGGATATGGATGTGTACAAATATCAGCTGCATCTCCAGGGCGCCTCCGGGCACAATTTAAAAAACGTGAATCTCCACATTCCTCTTAATCGTTTAGTAACGGTGACTGGCGTGAGTGGTTCGGGAAAATCCACATTGATCACGCAAACTCTATTCCCAGCCCTCACTCAGGTTTTAGAAACCGAAGAGTATGTAAAGGCCCAACCCTTTAAAAAAATTTCGGGCTATGAGCATTTAAAAAATGTTCTTTACATCGATCAACACTCTGTCGGACGTACCGAGCGAAGTAATCCAATGACTTATCTAAAAATTTACGATGCCATTCGAGAAATGATGTCGTCCACCATGCTGGCCAAGGAGCGGGGCTATACTCCAGGAACTTTCAGTTTAAACGTGGATGGAGGACGCTGTCCCGTTTGCCGCGGTCTAGGTTACGAAGACGTCGATATGGTTTTTATGGATAATGTGAAGATCACTTGCGAGGCTTGCAAAGGAAAAAAATTTCGCGAAGAAATTCTCGATGTTCGTTATAAGAATAAAAATATTTACGACATCATGCAAATGACGATTCTCGAAGCCATGGAATTCTTTATTGCCTATCCGCAAATTAGAAAAGCCCTATCGTTTTTAAAAGAAGTGGGTTTAGATTACCTGCAACTGGGACAAAATACCTCCACGTTTAGCGGAGGAGAAATTCAGCGAATTAAGATCGCCAGAGAGCTGAGCGAGTCCTCTCACCGAGAGACTTTGTATATCTTAGACGAACCCACCACGGGCTTACACTTTCGCGAAGTTCACTTGCTCATGACCGTTCTCAATAAAATTGTCGACATGGGCGGTAGTGTAATTTTGATTGAACACAACCAAGATGTCATCGCCCGTTCGGATTATATTATTGACATCGGTCCCGAGGCCGGAGAAGGCGGCGGTAAAATCGTCGCGCAAGGCTCCCCCTTCGAGATTATAAAGAAAAAAACACACACCGGCCTCTTCTTAAAAGAGTTCTTTGAGCGCGCTGGTCTCACTCGCAAAATGAGTGTCTCACCCTGA
- a CDS encoding polyprenyl synthetase family protein → MSLDFATTHQDLINAFLKDYFIHLREDSRAYSTPLIEAMEYGVLNGGKRFRPMLCFLAGEAFGATTSQLMSFAAAVEMIHAFSLIHDDLPCMDDDDLRRGQPTTHKKFGEALALLAGDALLAEAFSLIARDYKNESAGMLLVQILARATGARGMTGGQALDMGFGEPISTLDMLKKVHEGKTGALIASAVEGAGVIARLSGPQQAKAAQFGQMVGLLFQIKDDLLDQHEDAPQKNYPQMMGVEQTSQALHSLSKDAVRLLKDLTHQWQNLEKLLIYNLERDH, encoded by the coding sequence ATGAGTTTAGACTTCGCCACCACCCATCAGGACCTCATCAATGCTTTTCTTAAGGATTACTTTATTCATCTGCGCGAGGATTCGCGCGCGTATTCGACACCATTGATAGAAGCGATGGAGTATGGGGTTCTTAATGGCGGGAAGCGCTTTCGCCCGATGCTGTGCTTTTTGGCGGGTGAAGCTTTTGGCGCCACGACCTCTCAGTTGATGTCTTTTGCAGCGGCCGTCGAGATGATTCACGCCTTTTCACTCATTCACGATGACTTGCCTTGTATGGATGACGATGATCTGCGCCGAGGTCAGCCAACGACCCATAAAAAGTTTGGCGAGGCGTTGGCTCTTCTTGCGGGGGATGCCCTTTTAGCCGAAGCATTTTCTTTAATTGCTCGAGATTATAAAAACGAGAGCGCCGGGATGTTGCTGGTACAGATTTTGGCTCGAGCGACCGGTGCGCGGGGAATGACCGGGGGCCAAGCGCTCGACATGGGATTTGGAGAACCCATCTCCACTTTGGATATGCTCAAGAAAGTTCACGAAGGAAAAACGGGAGCTCTCATCGCCTCCGCCGTCGAAGGTGCGGGTGTCATCGCTCGCTTATCAGGACCTCAACAGGCGAAAGCCGCTCAATTTGGCCAAATGGTGGGACTTTTGTTTCAGATTAAAGATGATCTGCTGGATCAGCATGAAGACGCTCCTCAAAAAAATTATCCGCAAATGATGGGCGTGGAGCAGACATCTCAAGCGCTTCATTCTTTATCTAAAGATGCTGTTCGTCTTTTAAAAGATCTCACCCATCAGTGGCAAAATCTCGAAAAACTGCTCATCTATAATCTCGAACGAGACCACTAG